The Camelina sativa cultivar DH55 chromosome 16, Cs, whole genome shotgun sequence sequence GCCTTGTGATCTATAAAATACGGTCTTTGGTGAAAATAGCCATCAACTCATGCACAAGCTCCTTGTCATCATGGTTACGCACATACTTGTTTAAGAACTCTTCATTGGTACATACCAAAACAGACGACATTGGAGGGAGTTCACTTTCGAGCAAACCTTTTGACATGAGAGCTTTAATTACATTACACCTTGGGACAGTCCTCTTCTGCATGCTGTATCCAAGCATCGCAGGGGTTGTAATCACAGACCTTAGAGGccaattcatcttcttcaccacaaACTCAGTCTTCTTTGTCACAGTCTCTGCAGATAAAATAAGACACTGGGGAAAGCGCTTGGCTAGTATAACAAACTCATCTCTGCTGAATCCGAGGCAAAGAAATGTTTCAATGCAGTtcaatatcttcttctctgaaGCACCAACGCATTGCGGAAACTTCTTCATCAGTGAAAGGACCTCGTCTTCGACTAGTCCACACTTCTTCAGGGTCTCAATGCTCCGAACTATCTTCTTCTCCGAGTGATTCAGAAAGCTAGGACACTTCTTGAACATTTCCCATACATCTCCCTCAGAAAAGCCTAACCCTTTACAGACGTTGACTTTTTCTTCTATTCTTTTGTCGCTGTATCTGTAAACAACCTTAAGAGCTTGGACAAACTTTGAGGAGGTTGGAACAAAACCCATCTCAACAACTTTCTTGAGTGAttcttcaaaatttatttttccacAAACAGGTTGGGCATCAGAGATGAGCAAGGAGAATAAAATCCTCTGAGGCACACCCAACTCTCTCAGAACCAAAACATTCCTGATTTTATTCCACTGTCTACTACCCTCTGGCGAAGATTGACATAACTTTTCATAATTGGAACTCTTATCTGCCTCTATAATCTCTTTGATGAAACCATAGTATCTGCTTATAGTTTTGGCAGCTTTCTTTCCCAAGATTTCAGGAACTGTAGAAACAATCTGAGTGAACTCAGAGCTTGAAGCTCCTCTTGACTGCAAAAACTGAAGCTTGGGAGCAAGTTTTTTCTCAGCATCTAATACAAGCAATGTTGGATAGTCCGTAACGATGCTTGAGATCTGAGAATCAGTGAACCCATGACCTCTAAAAAGACTCAGAACTGAATCAGCATTGCCCTTGTCCTCGAAACTGACTCTCATTGAGATCGATTCAGCTACTTTTCTAGTCAAACCCAATGAATCAACGAGGTAAGAGACTGTAAAGTTCCTACCTTTACGACCATCTCTATAAGCAGCAGTAGCGACAGAGGAGAAGGAATTGGAAAAATAAGATGCATTTTGCACTGCAAAACTCAAATGACGCCATTTCTGCAACTCGCACAACTTTTTGCCATGGAGTATCAGAGAATACATGACCAAAGACGAATTCAAAGATTACCTAAAGACGCagaagagcaggaagaacagaaCCCAGCAAACCCCTAAAGTTTAGAAGCGATCGCTACCCAACGATCAGTTTCAATTCGACAAGACGAGCCGCGTGGTTAgtgaagtgaaaaaaaaaaagaaaaaaagcagagaTCTTTAGGGTTTACTCATTCGACAAGCGATTTCTACTCATCGATCAGTTAcagataaaacagaaaaaagcagagatctttagggtttaggcaaaacccctcttttaattttgattttgaaaatgttgtCTAATACGGTTCGGTTATAGacaaattcaatttttgttgcCTGTTGAACCAAAACGCTTTAGAATACTTTAAAAACTCGAATAATATTTGGTTAAATTTGGTTAGTTCGGTTAAAGCCTTTAACTTAAAGGTTTTGCATTCTTAATTGATTTGTATCACTATAAGCTGCATTGAATCATTACAATCCATATCTGCAGTTAAAAAAACCATGATCTAATTTAAAGATTTATTCTGGGATTTTAAAGTTTCAAGAATCAGAATTCAATCCATATCCGTGTAAATGACTCTCATCAAATACATTTTCCCTATTGAAGAACACAACTACAAACCCGGATTTTCATATTTTAGCCTCATTGATTTTCAAGTCATCTTCAGATAACATATGTTGCAGTTTGGTTCACTAGGATCTCACATTCTGGCATGCATCACGCCAAATGTATGCATACCAGAGTACATTTGTAATCTCCTTACTGTCAAAACCAAAAGTGATCCTATAcataattaaagtatatat is a genomic window containing:
- the LOC104752864 gene encoding uncharacterized protein LOC104752864, translated to MYSLILHGKKLCELQKWRHLSFAVQNASYFSNSFSSVATAAYRDGRKGRNFTVSYLVDSLGLTRKVAESISMRVSFEDKGNADSVLSLFRGHGFTDSQISSIVTDYPTLLVLDAEKKLAPKLQFLQSRGASSSEFTQIVSTVPEILGKKAAKTISRYYGFIKEIIEADKSSNYEKLCQSSPEGSRQWNKIRNVLVLRELGVPQRILFSLLISDAQPVCGKINFEESLKKVVEMGFVPTSSKFVQALKVVYRYSDKRIEEKVNVCKGLGFSEGDVWEMFKKCPSFLNHSEKKIVRSIETLKKCGLVEDEVLSLMKKFPQCVGASEKKILNCIETFLCLGFSRDEFVILAKRFPQCLILSAETVTKKTEFVVKKMNWPLRSVITTPAMLGYSMQKRTVPRCNVIKALMSKGLLESELPPMSSVLVCTNEEFLNKYVRNHDDKELVHELMAIFTKDRIL